The Erigeron canadensis isolate Cc75 chromosome 1, C_canadensis_v1, whole genome shotgun sequence genome segment catcattttgatgcattaaaagttcataaaactgacatagtgcataactaattatcaatattaaagtTGTACTATGGGTGTTTCCGCTCCATGGTTTTGTATCGTTATTTTGTTACTTTATTTGGTGTTAGCCTCTTTCTCTTGTATTTGTATTTGAACTTCTTGGATCACTAGCACCTTGTTAGTCGATCTTTTAGCAATAAAATTttatgtcgttctaaaaaaaaagtgtttaacaacacattgatccgtcaaaattgaaaaaatcacgttttttgttttgtgcatccatcttggatgcatgttcatcaaaatgatgcatccaacaaaaaacgtgattttttttattttgacaaatcaatgtgttgttaaacacttaaataatgatagttagttatgcactatgtcagttttatggacttttagtgcatcaaaatgtagtttttaagtgttctcatttgttctcattttaaaagtgttctcatttgatagtcacCCTATaggcgtatatatatatatgttttcataaGCAAAAACAACTACCCTATTTAATTCGAAATCTATTGTTAAAGTCACTCTTCGTGTTTGACCGTTTATGAATCACTAATGTTCTCACTTCTCAGCTTCACTTCGGATACCTTCACATATTGGCGTAGTGACAAACTGACACGACGGGCAGGTACTTCTTAAATTAACTTACTATGTTTTTGAAAGTGATTACGTGATAGTCATAATAAGTAATCAGCCATGCATAGTTGCCCATGCATTTTAGAAGTAACGTGTGCCATGAAAAACTATTGTTCAGTGTACTCATTTTATTTACACCATAAGTACTTGTAGAAAGAGGCAAATTATGactagtccaactggtcagaggtATCACAGGTTTTactcaaggtcttgagttcgatctttaaggatgacaagtcttgggagttttttttttctgaatacttgtaacggcctaTGCAGAGGCGGTGCCAGAAAAAAAATCTCAGAGggagcaaaattaaaaaatccgtgaaatataaatataaaaggggtcaaaatgttaaaaacctataagaaaaattttaaaaatcgatgaaaattttaaaaatacatgacaaaatctaaattttgagggggACAATTGCCCCCTTTGccccccatgtggtaccgcccATGAGcctatggtcaacatctcgttgtctaggataTAGTATGTataaggcttcaccattatacggtgaggttttcctgatgtcgcataccgaccgaatgttaaaaaaaaaaagcaacgaGCTGTTGGGTGATTATAGCGTTTATCAAAGAGAACAGTGTTTAAACTTCTTGTACAAACATAATTGGACACGTAAGCAACATTAACAAcatatttcaaattaaatagttgtttttttttttatgaaaacatatatatatatacgtattttttttatcagtcAAAGGCCACGTAGGCAATGTTGTTGATGTGGCAGTGGTGACGTAACATTTAATAGAGGGTTGGAGTTAAAAATTAACGATGTTTCCTTTATTgcgaaatttttaaaaatgggatcatttaaattaacaaaaattaaataagttcACTTTAATAAGAAATTTGTGTAAAACCGTTacctttttatagatttttcccttaaatatatgatatatgttaaatatgttaaaacaaaactaatgaaatatatataatttataaactattagAGTTTTCTTTatgataaatatttattttctttatgataaatatttattaaatataatatataatatacaatcttatttgaaaaataatattatCAAGAAAAAATGTATCAATTGTATTTAactcttttatttttagttaaataatctttttgtaaaataacttttacatgaGAGTATAATACCAAATTAACATGTTGAATGTTTCTGAATTTTTAATAATACTTCTAGgaaaattgataaataaaacatttaggGTTGTAAttaatatgaataaaaaaattataaatttcatgTCAAAAGTCCAATACTAAATTTTAAGGTAAGTGTACAAATATTTCATATACTTTAGATACATCTCTTAATGCtgtattttttcttaaaaaaattaattatttatcatatatagcATTcaatataatttgatatatatatcttttaatgtttatattaattGCATATCAATtaattagattttatttatttatgaattcacataacatatatagatattacacatattttataaacatgTGAGATACGCAATTTAAAACCGACGTCGGTAAACCGATTATCGGGGATCATCTACTTTTTAGTACATGTATACCGACGTGGTAAACCGACAATGGGGGATCATCGCTGCTTTTTAATACATGTATCGAATGAACGTTACGAAATTTAACATGCacactacttttttttttttttttaggaaaatCATCGATGCATTATGTAGGTAAGTCTTAAGTGTGAACTAACTGTATTACTGCCATTAATTTATGTTGAGATTCAAAGACGTTTATAAATAagaatatattagtttaatgaGTTTTACTAATAGTAACCTTATGAATTGTCAttattctatatctatactatctatataaacaaattatcccctaaaatttaacactctacctttaaaatttctaatttacccttttaatctatattacctTCAAACACTTTATTTCTAtaattccaaaaataccctaAAAATAATCCTTACGCGTGTTTCTTCCCTTCCCTTAAGTtgctcaaaaaaaaaacacgcaTACGTTaccgaatttaataatcaatcaacataaaaaatgttcactctaaaacaacaacgacggtaagaaacacttgagttaaaTCATGCATTCATGTAATGACGCGGTACAACTACTTAACTAGCTTTTTTTCCTATGCCCCACTGCATCGCGCGAGTACAAGGCTAGTGTGTATAAAATAGTTGTCtatcataaatatttaataggtgtgcttttaatataaaatatataatattttcatgtatGTTATTGATAATTTTTAGTACTGTaattaatatcatttttttctctaatctctaaatatatagaaagagaaaatttaattataaaatagatAAGTCTGGACCTCTAGATGAAgataaactttttattatagTCATTAGATCAAAACGATAATGTATTATACTTCgtacctttttaattttttttatatttaatttaattttaaaaattcaaatacgGTCATTAGTTATGCAAAGTAATcactttttgtttatattaatcacttttttgattttttatttataaaatttcagTTTGTTTTATGTCGTACGTTGTTATCAAATTGTGATTTtatataggatttttatcatataacataataactattggttataaatatttcattttacaTCGTTAACATCTTATAACATAAGAAAAGATATAACCGATATGTATATGGTGTATAAAATAATCATCTAAtgctattttataaaatattttgccCTTTTTTACTCAATTAAGGATTTGATATACCtaatataccttttttttattcactaatttaaacatatctacctaataaacctataatacccttaaatctcaactactcatttttttcgctctcctctataaatcattttattcatctaattcattcaaagtcTTTTATCTCGAAAACCAtgtatcgataaattataaaaattgtatgagtgttatTAAactttcatgctctttcattaaagatgtcattcgatatactttcaatgaatttttaaaccgaggacggagcccgtggagctaaagcatttgactatcatactctatgacttgacctatcacccccaccatcttgtcgccgcaacgcgcgagcacTAATATTGCtcgttaaaataaaatatgttttttgattaatttattattagaCAACAAACATGTTTAACatatgggggatgggaatataaaaTTGTTAGGTATCTAAACTTAGATGTGAAATACTCACATATTacttttttaatccataaaattcaagaGGGCccaaatatttattcattaatcaagaaatattaaaaattttgtatgtaAGGGGTTCCTGTAACACCCGAACTACGGCGGAATATCAGGATGTCACGAAAGCACAACATGGCATGGCATTACATAGAAAAATCTAAATGATCAGGTACTTGCGTAAGTATAAGCACAACAAATCGTATATGAACATCAACAAAGCATGCCTAAATGAACAACGTACTAGTATGTCATTACAACACTCAACCCTCAAAAGGGGTGCATACAAGGCGTTAAGCCTGTGAATCAAAAGTCAATCAAAGAACACTCTCGCTCCTAGTTACTTCATCCCTGTCTAGCCTgatcacctgaaaagtatactaaaatatgtcaacacgaggttggtgagttcgtaggtttttgtACGAAAGAACTAGTGATGGACATGAAAACGTGTCGATTCTTTATGAACATGAGTATTTTGTACAATATATGTAAGATCATAGAGTTACATACCAAATGTCTCGAACACACAAGTAAGCACACAATGACAAATAATGACCTAATGCACATACGACCGAGACTAGTATCAGGAACGCATCCCAATGGCGTTAATGAACAAATCCCATGAACACGGGTCAACTTAGTACCAAAtaatgaacatgaacaagtAACTCCAAATGCACAACtcagtaaacaatatatattgtacataataaaaacaacacTCGACAAACTGTTAGAAAACATttgtatacttttcaccccaaaacacaTAAAAGTGGGGCTAGGAAACTCACTTGACAAGATGAACCTGTTGACTCGGAGTATTCAACCCCACATTCGCCTAGCCATCAGATGAACAAGTACAAATGACCTAGCACCATGATCTTGAACACGAACAGTTAATATTAGCTTACAATAAGCACTCGAACAGTCCAAATGTTCCACACTGTCACAAATCACACAATAAGTACTAAAACTCCAATGTACATGTCTATGACCTATATTGGTGCCTTAAGAAATGCCGTTAATTTTAACGTATTTATAAGTCGTTTTATCACTTCATTAAATAATGACTAGTGATCCTTTTATAAGAtaattggttaattaattaatgtttaccccttaaataaataatagtaattatataattatttgttatgtTTAATATCCATCGTCATTATTGCGAGACTCAAAGTGCTAAATCAATTTTGACGTGCTTCAGGTTTGAGGTGCTTAAGCTTGTCTCACGCCATTACTTTAGCATTAAATGCAACCCGTCCCAATTCGCGTCCTATcagaattaaaatttaaaagttgagaTTTACGTCCTGAACACttatacgacctcgtatttgggAAATACGACTTCACTACACAAATGCGACCCCGCAACTTAAATACGACCTCACAATGACCTGAGCGATTTACGAACTCATAAATTACATCTGGGCTAGTAAAATTCAGATCTGAAAGAGGTTTTACGACCCCGACGCGCTTTTCActcaaaatcatatatttttaactataGATCACGATTTAACAAGTTTTTGGGTTGTAAAATGCATAGATCTagaatataaagataaaagtaAAGATTTGATTCACTTTCTTTACccaaaatttattctttttcttgaCTCTTAAGATTAAATTTGATTACCAAAAATAATAACTAGATCTCAAATAAAAACGGGATTCAAGCTAAAATACTTACGATTTGGCTAAgaaattaagtattaaaaacGATTATCAAGTGGGTTTATGTATAGATCTTGGATTTTGATAAACAAAGTAAGTAGATTTCTAGAGAGATAAAATGGCTAGTAACGATGGGGTAGCAAAggttttagtgagagagtgaaTAAGTGAAAATGATAAGGAGAAATGAGAGGTGGGGAGAGTCAGTAGACTCTTAGCCTCCAACACCAAGTTTGACTCTTTAACCATATACGTTTGACTCACAAAATTTAAAGAGACCCAATGttccatttaaaattttaaatgacatAAATGAACATATTTTTCGACTAGGTTTCCAACGATTAGAAATATAACcatgtttaattattataaattcatTAGttcatttttaagtattttcagGTTATTTGATATTTCTACAAGACACCTAGTATTATTTCGAACTCAAACTCTCGCACTAAATCTCTAAATAATAAATGCACTGAAAACCGAATGAACATGTACTCGCTATATTAATACTTAATGTCTTACAAAAGCACATGTACATACTCTGAATTGACCAATGACGAACTATACTGACACGTACATGACTAGTCATAGGGATGACGAACGGAAAAGTACAATTGGACGATAAGCTcggatgacggttgtcacagttctacacttagcttatgtgtcagacaaccttatattcatcTTTCtgttaacatatttttattttacatcgtcattgttaaaaaaatgtaacatATAAGTCCTCAGAACTAtatccatataaatattaaaacagtaagaatctTAGCCTTTTAAGTTATCCTTCCTAAATCAAAGCTATGCTTAAatgttgccacataagatttatcctatgtggcatctccatgttttttttatattatcaatcttttttatagaaaatatagtataaattagaatatagaaactataaaattggatatatcatatatgaaaaacaatatattcatGGGATTGATCAACATTTATTTTGGCAAGAATATTACAAATCCACAAATTCTTAcataccctttattattattattattattattattattattattattatttatttttattttaaataaaatcgtcactttgtacgtacgattacaaattctatattactaaatccttatatttgttagaattgtacgtacaattacaaattcatttgttattgattccatttgtatgtatttaggatgaatggtaatataatctaatcacattagtaattctataaaaaaagtttttttaagctttattttgtgtatgtatataattgctaTTTAACAAATAGTTAAACATTTATCAAGCTCTATgtagtcaaaagattcaatcatcATGATGTGGAAATAATATACTTTATATGAACTAATAAACGGTAATAGATGTATTAAAATAGGTTGGTTCAGAGTCCAAACATCTTCACCTAATTCTTGATCATATACTCTGGGCACTCTATAAATCGAATTCGCGTGTTTCAACTTTACATGTAGGTCTACACTACacttcattgttttgttttgttgacctAATTGTATGTTGCGGGTATTCGACCAACTATAACAATTCTTTAAAGTATAGCCAAAGTCCTCAATGCCAAATTTCAACCTGAATTTAGGTCTATTTGTATGTTAAAACATTATGCATGGAGTTCACATTACATAATCTATCATCCAAGGATTAAAGGTCACTACatttttcatgtttcataatatagtttattattatactgctttaaaaaaaattcgcacatcgtacgggtaaaagacctagtacaATATAAaacaatgttattattatttttcaacataaaatatttacatttatttttataccGTTATTTTACAAAGATACAagtaatatatacatgtattaataaattttgatttacttttttttaaatattttgatatactttttttaaataatagtatcaatcatatatcaaacttgtcttatttataactattaaatataaatactccATTTTAAGGTATAACGAAAAtttaatatgtatttaataaaagaaaagaagaaaggaaATAAAAGAAATGCAAGGTGGCACATATATCAAGGTGAGATGCAACGTGGAGTTTCATGCAACGTGGCAAAGAATGATAGGACATACATACGTTACATACCATCACCAAAAATTTAATAACTTTTCATTTAATCTTCCgttgatatttttaaaaacatatatatgtttttaaagttATACTCCACGTCGGATGCGAAAATTATCTCTAAAACAtttcccatcaccaattttGACAAAAAGCGACGTCGTTTCCACCAAACCTCACCCTATTTATTCACGCTCCATTGTCTTGAAGCCTTCATTCTCACATGACAGTATAAGCTTAGCCAGAAAAAGAGATCTCGTGACgacattttgttatttatacatatatagatatagatatagatatagatatatattttagcCAGAAGAGATATAGCAATTTAACATAAGCAGCAGCAGAAATTATGACGATTTATTCTTCTTCTAGGGTTTATGCTGTCGTATTATTCGTGTGCTTATTTGTTTTTGCATCATGCACTGctgaatctgaatctgaatctgTACCTGAGAAAGAATTTGTGCTGACTTTAGATCATTCCAATTTCTCTGATGTTGTTTCTAAACACAATTTCATCGTTGTTGAATTCTACGCTCCATGgtatttctctctctctctatatatctatttctaatatatatatatatttctatatctgTATagatttagttatttatttaagtaGCTGTTTCAATTTGATCGATCTGATTTAGCAACTGTTTGACCACCGTTGACTTGAAGTTTGACTGTTTGTTAACTGTCCTGAATAATTTGGAAATTGAAATTATTGAATGTATGTAAATCGCTTTGTGTTATCTACAAGTTATTTCTCCCTTTTTATAGATGGATACAGATCTGATAGGTTTATAATGTTGAATTGTTGATTCATGTGAAATTCATGATGATGATTTGGGGCATTTTAACAGTGACGTTGATTCTGAACCGTAgggggtttatatatatatagttagataAAAGTTGTCTAAAAATAAGTATTAAGAATAATACAGAAAATGCTTTTGTGGCTGATATTTTAAAGAGGCATTATATAATTGAGTGTCTTTTTAACGACAAATGTTAGTTGTTAGTACGTACTTAATTGAACGCCAATGCCGCGATTTGAATCCTGGACCTCAAGAGAGGCAAAACCTTCGCATGATCATAATTTCGATTATAGGGTCTTTGTATAATTTATTCATTGTAGTTTATGTGAATAAATCtggtaattttttgtttttttttggttgaaaTTTACATGCATTTATAGTTACTTATCTTTTGGTTTAACTTTGTATATATGTGAATTGCATGTTGTAAAATCGATTGCTAATATTTGTGAATTGCATGTTGTAAAATCGATTGCTAATATTTGTGAATTGCATGTTGTTCTACTTGACAGGTGTGGTCATTGTAAAAACCTAGCTCCAGAGGTATCCATTTTGTTTTCCATATGGTCGAGTTAGATGATACGTAGCTATTTCGTGATTTTGATTTGTGTGCTTTTTGTAATATGTGTAGTATGAGAAGGCCGCGTCTGTGTTATCAAGCCATGACCCTCCAGTTGTTTTAGCAAAGGTTGATGCCAATGCTGAAGAGAACAAGGGACTAGCACAACAATATGAGATACAAGGTTTCCCCACTCTCAAGATTTTCAAAAAAGGAGGCGAAGTTATTCAGGATTATAAAGGCCCCCGTGAGGCTGATGGCATTGTTGAGTTTTTGAAGAAGCAAGTTGGTCCTGCCTCGTTTGAAGTCAAAACTCCAGAAGATGCAGGTAGCCTTATTGATGACAAGAAAGTCGTTGTGGTAAGAATTTCAAATTCTCAATTTATACTACATTTAATTTTCATGAGATTTGATTTACACcttctttaatatttgttgtgtTGTTGCAGGTAGGTATTTTCCCCAAATTATCTGGGGAAGAATTTGATAACTTCTTGAACTTGGCTGACAAGCTTCGTTCGGACTATGACTTTGTTCACACTACAAATGTTAAACTTCTTCCCCGTGGGGATTCATCGGTGACCGTCCCAACTGTTAGGTTGCTCAAACCATTCGATGAACTAGTCGTTGATTCCCAGGTACAAGCCATCCACTGTATCTAGCTATATtttactattatcattattttgtggttttgcttttttgttttcataaaaGATAAAGGCCGTCACAATTTATTGACACCCGCTTATTTGAGCTTACAGAAATTTGAAGTCGATGCTTTGGAGAAGTTCATTGAAGATGCTAGCACTCCTTTGGTGACACTCTTTGACCAGAGCCCAGCCAACCAACCATTCCTAGTCAAATACTTCGAAAGTCCCAACACAAAGGTATATGCCCATTTTACTTAGAGGACAACCCTTTCACTGCACCCACCGTTATTTAGCGGAATAAATGCAGTAAAGACCAGCATTTCAAGTGGGATTTTTGTACAAATAATAGAATATCCATATCTAAGCATATGATTCACAAGCTAACTGTTTGTCGGCCTCAATTTACTTCTCTTTTGTTATAGGGCCGCCATTCTAATTCAAAATCCCTACCAATCTTCTACTGCCAACTTATATTGACAATGTCTTGTAATTATATGATGATTGCCTTTATAAGATAATTGTGACTCAGCAACCGagtatgtatgttttttgttcAGGCTATGCTGTTCTTAGATTTCAGTCATGAGCATGTTGACTCTTATAAGTCAAAATACTCGGATGTTGCTGGTGAATACAAAGGAAAGGGGTTGAATTTCCTCTTGGGTGATGTTAAGGCTAGCCAAGCTGCATTGCAGGtaattatctttcatatctttcattttctttcttttttttttttccaaaatttgaGTCCCATCCTGAGCTACTTGTCAACCTGGATATGCAGTATTTTGGGCTTACCGAAGATCAGTCACCTGTTCTTATTGTACAAAACACTAATGGTCTGAAGTTTATCAACTCAAATGTTGAAGCTGATCAACTTGCTCCTTGGTTGAAGGACTATATGGTAAGTTTGAACTTCTATCCTTTCTCCCAAGATTCAGATATCATCATGTTTAAGCTGTAAGGTTTGTTTACCGGTTTACCCTGCAAGTTTTTATATCTGAAGACCTGCTGCATTCTTTTTTAGCCATTTATAATGCTTAAGCTATTCTCATTTTTGAAAGAACCGAAAGTGAAAGCTTGGACGTGTAAGGCGGGGTGGGTATTGGGTCAAAAGAAGTGGGTGCCAATCAAAATGGTGCGGTTGACCCGGAAACACTTATTCCAAAAAGCTATTTTGAGTATTATTAAAtgataatctatatatatatattttaaataaaatgattgaGGACATTGCAAGTATAAAAATACACTATGGGCAAGGTTCATCCAGTTGGcctgttatttttttttcctttgtatTTTATCCGTTTGAACCATACCCAAATCTGTTTTTCTACGAATGCGTTGAAAATACCACCTCCAGAGAAACAAATACTTATTCAGCTTAGCCAGGCTTACAAATGGTAACTACATAAGTTACAGAAAGTAGGGTGATATCATATCCGTGCCCTGCCATCTatgatgccaaaagacatgaaaacatgaagtttttcctaacattttaaatgattgcCCTGCCATGCCATTTATCCTTGCCCTGCCCTGCCCTGCCATTCTCATCTCGTTTTGTATTGATATATACTTGATTGTTGTAGGATGGAAAAGTGAAGCCATTTATAAAGTCAGAACCTATTCCTGAAACCAATGATGAGCCTGTGAAGGTGGTGGTCGCCAATAGCCTTAGAAATATGGTTTTGGACTCCAACAAGAACAGTAAGATTTTATCTATATTCTTATGTTCTTCTAAACTGTTTCTAGAGAAATAAGACTACTTGCTCCAGGGTACGAGCCCACCTCTTTCCTAAGCTTATGGTTTGTACTTTGTGCCTTATATTTAATAGTTTTACTAGAGATCTATGCACCATGGTGTGGGCATTGCAAGAAATTGGCTCCGATATTGGATGAAGTTGCTGTCTCGTTTGAAAATGATGCCAATGTTATGATAGCAAAATTCGTAAGTCACCAATTGTGTTTTTTTCTCGTAGCAAAGGTGGCAAAACGGGTGGGTCAGGCTGGTTGGAACTTGGCATAAAACCACCTGACACTTTTTGTACGCCTAAAATactttttgttataataaaGTGAATGTGTTACATATGATTACAAAACTATATTATTTAAAcagtaaaaatatatttaaattttggaaaataaaccTAAAGGGATTTAGGAGGTCATGAGCATTTGGATACTCTAGACGAGTTCCAACATGTTTGAACCCTGTCCTTGTATTTTAAACTTCCTTTTTGGTCTTTTGAACCATATCAATAATATACAGCCTAAGTGCCTAACTGACCATTGAATTTCAGTGTGTTGAAATTGACTCACACATAATGTTAATACTGAAATTAATTTATAACCCCTTGTATCTAGGTATATTATGTCAATTTAACTCCTATCATGCAGAATGATTGTTGTATTCAATATTTTCCTTTTGATTTAAAAGAAATTCTTTTTGCTTGTTCTCCAAGTGTTAATACTTCTGCATTGTATTG includes the following:
- the LOC122600425 gene encoding protein disulfide-isomerase-like — encoded protein: MTIYSSSRVYAVVLFVCLFVFASCTAESESESVPEKEFVLTLDHSNFSDVVSKHNFIVVEFYAPWCGHCKNLAPEYEKAASVLSSHDPPVVLAKVDANAEENKGLAQQYEIQGFPTLKIFKKGGEVIQDYKGPREADGIVEFLKKQVGPASFEVKTPEDAGSLIDDKKVVVVGIFPKLSGEEFDNFLNLADKLRSDYDFVHTTNVKLLPRGDSSVTVPTVRLLKPFDELVVDSQKFEVDALEKFIEDASTPLVTLFDQSPANQPFLVKYFESPNTKAMLFLDFSHEHVDSYKSKYSDVAGEYKGKGLNFLLGDVKASQAALQYFGLTEDQSPVLIVQNTNGLKFINSNVEADQLAPWLKDYMDGKVKPFIKSEPIPETNDEPVKVVVANSLRNMVLDSNKNILLEIYAPWCGHCKKLAPILDEVAVSFENDANVMIAKFDGSNNDIPSDTFEVQGYPTLYFKSSSGKVVPYEGNRTKEDIIEFIQKNREDEASPKTTTTTTTTESGKDEL